Part of the Quercus robur chromosome 5, dhQueRobu3.1, whole genome shotgun sequence genome, tggtgttatctctgtgtttgcatcttccttcctctctatctctgcctttacattatctgctgtggtttattttgttgtggcttagatagttgtttaatcaattccatattacagcatatgttaagtttccgcacactagttgtttaacatattgcttgtgttggttaagttggtttttgggggtctaaacgttcaaaagtgtttttgtacacgtttttgaactttcaatcaTTATTATAAGAAACATAAGTGAGGAGAATGTATTCTTTGTTTACTTGAATATAGGTCTTGTATTTCAATTCTAACTATTAttcttgtctttctttcttctcttaaGTCCCCACAAGACAGCCACAACAATCAATGAGAGGATGAGCAATACACCAACCGATGCCCCTATCGGAACAGCAATATTGTTCTTCTTTTTGCATGATCCAAGTCCACAAACATTTAAATTTTCATCCACACTAGAGCAAATAAAGGATGGTGGTGAGATCATGTATTATGAAAGGAAAATAATTGTTATAATGAAGGGTTACATTATCTTCGAAAAAAATCGTACCTTAGTAATAGCGAACCATTCTTCGATCTTTCAATGAGGTCAGCTGGAATAGTACCAGTGAGTTGATTTTTTTCTAAGTTTCTGCAAAGGTAGGGAGAATATgatttttgtcatttctaacaaattaagaaatttttagcaacaatCTTAAAATTCAACTTACAGGACCCTCAAGTATTGCAATTGCGAAAGGAAATCAGGTACTGATCCAGTAAGATTATTGTTTGATATATCCCTGAGATGACAAAATCACTTACCTCGTCATAAAAATTGTAAGCAAATTTGGTAATCATTAtcatgtttttacattttttattaaggAAATTGCAAATACTTACAAATATTGTAACATTATGAGATTTGATATATAAACAGATACCACTCCAGTCAATCCACTAGAGGACAAGTTCTTGGTTCAATTTACATTTCGAAGTAAGAGATACTTCAAAAATAAGTTTCCAAGTCATAAGGCTTATATGAATGAATAAACTTACAAGGATGTTATTCTAGGTGGGTTAATAATATCGTAGCTGCAATTTAAACCTGCCCATGAGTATGCTTGTGGGAGACACGGATCTCCTTCCCAATTTCTTTGTATTCCGTATGCTAACTTGATTTTTGTGATGGCATCAactataacattttcatatgcatccaaataagtttaaaaaaagtacaaaatagAATAAGGCACTAGATGACATGCATGTGTGGAAGAAAACATACCATCTTGTTGGTTTGTTCCTGGTTTTGAGAGATCTCTAATTGAATATATCTCGAGTGCATTGAGGATAGGTGGCAGTGTTGAACTTTTTGTTTTGGAGATTAAAAGATCATAATTTTGGGCAATCGCCAAGATGGATGTGCTGTACACTGTGGATGTGTACAAGTATTGAGGAACAATAGGTCCCTAAAAGAACTTCCCATTTGCTGTAACGTTGAATGATCTGGACTGATTAGCTTTGAGGTTTACAACTTCAGCAAAGTGCATGTAGACATAGTATTGTGAGGAAGTAGCATTCTGCGAATTCCAATTCAACTCCAGAGCACTAACATTAATTGGAGTGGAAGCAGTACTCATAACAATAGAGGGTGGTTGGTAATAATTGTTACTTTGGGAGTCAATAAGAAGTGAGGTACTTAAAGTTGTAGACGAATTATAGTTGAAGGGAGTCCAAATGtctaaggttgaatttattcaaccatctaattggctttattccgtgccaaatttgcttgtaaatcagcatttagtaaccctgtatttaggtgggattgttgtaagggtagtgagtgagatagtgtgaagattgctcaagagtgtgcaagaaaacagagtgtcgcggctgggactcgcgggtggactcgcggcttcaacccgccagaagatgcacacgtgccaagcatgctggaagatgaacagtcatgctagctggagcactacaagacaaaacaggacaactggccatacggttaactcgcgactggaactcgcgacttagtcaagccgcgaggtcaagccgcgagccacccctgttttggaaaaacctgacgtttcgcattcctcttcactccagtataaatacccttttaacccacgattgaaagagagcttccagagagaattttgagagagaaaccctaaagaaaaaccagattgtttcacccacaatctctaccttagagtctcatcaaaatccctcactctcttcctctccattgtcaaatccttgagaggctttataccaaacctggttctcaccattatcatctctgtgagacagtcgtttggagttctaggaagcagttaggaaggagccaatattcattggttgatgctacggtgtagtagcggaatccggaaagctagaaaagaaaaaggttcggcgcaacctcgttggagcaagaagcttggagg contains:
- the LOC126725262 gene encoding probable LRR receptor-like serine/threonine-protein kinase At1g05700, with translation MLQYLDISNNNLTGSVPDFLSQLQYLRVLNLEKNQLTGTIPADLIERSKNGSLLLSVDENLNVCGLGSCKKKNNIAVPIGASVGVLLILSLIVVAVLWGLKRRKKDKNNS